AAAAAGAAGAGCCATGTATTTACCACATTGAAATGTTAAGGTGTGTGAATAGGAAATTATAGCAAATAATAACTTATAGAATAGGGTTCATCTAGAACTAAGGTACTACCAACAAACTATTTTCCATGTCAATATAATGTGTTACTTTCTTTTCCTATGTAGAAAAATCtattcaataacaaaataaccTGATGGGTGAGTGCGccaaataatcaaacaattcATAACCATGCCTAAGTTGATCTTCCAGTTTCCaactgtttctttttttttgtgttttctatGGCAGAAAATGGAGGGAAACGTATCTGGTCCTAGTGGGAGCCATGctactaatattttaataaaccaTGACTTTTCTGATGGGCTAAACGCCTGGCGTCCCAATGACTGTCATGGCTATGTAGTTTCATCTGAATCAGGCTCTCAAGAAGCAATGACAGTAGGATTAGATGGTAATTACGCTGTGATCACAGACCGTAGGCAATGCTGGCAGGGTTTAGAGCAAGATATCACAGACAAAATTTCTGTTGGTTCCACTTACATGGTTTCAGCTTTTGTTGGAGTATATGGGCGTACTCCTGATTATACTCCTGTTAAAGCTACTCTTGAACTAGAACGTCACGGTTCAGACCCTGGCTACTTGGAGATTGGAGGGTATAATATGATTTCATACTTTCTTAATGTAGATTCTTGGACATATTGCTTACACCGTTTATCTTTGCAGAACTTATTGCATGAGGGGCAGCTGGAAAAAGTTAGAAGGGTCGTTTTCGTTGTCAACTATGCCTGATcgagttatattttatttggaaGGACCTTCTCCCGGAGTTGATCTGCTTATAAAATCAGTGAACATCCAAGAACTTAAAGTAATAATGCATTTAATACTGTTAGATGTTTGTGAATTCTACTCTTGCTAAAATCTAATGTATTTAACATTGCTCATGCTTGCTGTGCTTCCGCCTTTCAAATGCTAGATTAAAATTACAATAAGTGTGATGTGccatttcatttctttttggtTCCATGAAATCTTTATATTTTCACAAACACTAACATGTGATGCGTTTTTCCTTATTTCACAAGTTCGATGATGAAAACATCATAATAAATCCCCAGTTTGATGATGGCCTGAATAGTTGGACTGGAAGAGGCTGCAAGATTGCCTTACATGACTCCATGGGAGATGGGAAGATTCTTCCGAAGTCTGGTAAATTCTTTGCAGCTGCAACAGAACGTACCCAAAGCTGGAACGGAATTCAGCAGGAGATCACAGGAAGAGTGCAGCGCAAGCTTGCCTATGAGGTTACTGCATTAGTTCGGATATTTGGGAACGGTGTCACCACTTCTGATGTAAGGGCTACTTTGTGGGTTCAAGCACCGGATCTTCGCGAGCAGTATATAGGCATTGCCAAGTTAGTTCCATCTTAATGCTTTATTGCATCGTTTCGCATAGACTCTAAATGATATGACTTTTCTGGTTTATTATTCTTCTTATTACAAATATGAGAAAAGAATTTGGTGCAATATTATTTGATCAATATCAGAATGCTTCTTTAATTGGATTAAAAGTTCTGTGTATTTAAAGTGTGCAGGCAACAGATAAAGATTGGGTCCAAATGCAAGGAAAATTCCTCCTAAATGGTTCCCCATCAAAAGTAGTAGTTTATTTAGAAGGTCCTCCTGCGGGCACTGACATTCTTGTCAATACTTTGGTTATAAAACATGCAGCTAAAACACCACCTTCAACACCACCAGATTGTGAGGTTGGGCTTTGAAATTATTAACTCTAAATTACTTTCATATATCAAATTACCAATTGCCGAAATTTCTTAGCGCTCATTccttgtttaaataaaaattgacacTATAGTTTCTACGTATATTTGTACAGTTTTGTTGAATGATGAACCATGTATGTTTTAAGTACTTGAGATTAATTTTGCTTTTGCAGATTGCTGCTTTTGGTGttaacataattgaaaacagtAATCTGGGTGATGGCACCAATGGATGGTTTCCACTTGGGAGTTGTACTTTGAGTATTGGGAGTGGTTCACCGCGTATAATTCCATCAATGGCAAGAGACTCTCTTGGGCCTCATGAATCCTTGAGCGGCCGCTACCTTCTTATAACCAATCGCACACAAACATGGATGGGTCCTGCTCAGATGATCACTGAGAAATTGAAACTCTTTCTAACTTATCAAGTATCTGCTTGGGTCAGGGTCGGTTCCGGATCAACTGGGCCTCAGAATGTTAATGTTGCCCTTAGCGTTGATGATCAGTGGGTCAATGGAGGTCAAATTGAGATTGCTGATGGCAGGTGGCACGAAATTGGTGGGTCTTTTAGAATTGAAAAGCAGGCATCTAAGGTTATGGTTTATATTCAAGGACCTTCTTCTGGTGTTGATTTAATGATTGCTGGACTTCAAATTTTTGCTGTTGATAGACAATCAAGGTTTAAGTATCTGAGGAGGCAGACAGAAAAGGTCAAATATATGTGCATTTTATATCTTATCAGACTTAAATATGTTTCTAATCatgaaaatatgattaaattttgttataattctaataaaatcattgattttagttttttaagaaTAGTTCCCCATATTTTAACAGTGACATGATATACATCTAAACATTATATGTTAGAGATCATTCTGAAGCAGTTGGTTACGTGACTTGTTTAGATTAATGTCTCAGGCCATTAGTAAATGGTGATAGGATTATCTACTTCCTCTTTTTTACCCCAGTGCGTTGTATGATCTGTCAAGTGACAAATCATTCCTTTTTATGACAAAATAAAATgttgctttttcttttatagataTCAGACTGTAATACTTAATCCTTTTCCATTATATGCATTATAGAATAAGTGATAATTTACATTCTTTGCGTTTCCCCCCGTTTctcatttcatttattttgcaCTTGCTACCATATGCAGATCCGTAAGCGTGATATTACTCTAAAATTCTCTGGGCTGGATTCAATTGGAAATCTTGGAACCTTGGTGAGAGTcagacaaataaaaaatgattttcccATGGGAACGTGCATTAGTAGAAGCAATATTGACAATGAAGATTTTGTGGACTTTTTTGTGAAACATTTTAACTGGGCAGTTTTTGGTAATGAGTTGAAGTGGTACTGGACTGAGCCACAACAAGGGAATCTGAATTACAAGGATGCTGATGAAATGCTAGACTTATGCCAGAAAAACAAGATAGACACTCGGGGCCATTGTATCTTCTGGGAAGTAGACGGCACTGTTCAGCAATGGGTCAAATCACTGAATAAAACTGATTTGATGAAAGCTGTCCAAAATCGCCTGAATGGCTTATTGACTCGCTACAAGGGTAAATTCAGACACTATGATGTCAACAACGAAATGTTGCACGGTTCGTTTTATCAGGACAAACTAGGTAAGGATATAAGGGCAAACATGTTCAAGACAGCACACCAACTGGATCCATCTACTACTCTTTTTGTGAATGACTATCATGTTGAAGATGGATGTGACACCAGATCATCCCCAGAAAAGTACATTCAACATATTCTTGATTTGCAACAGCAAGATGCCCCAGTTGGGGGAATAGGAATTCAAGGTCACATAGATAGTCCTGTGGGACCTATTGTCTGTTCTGCCCTTGATAAATTGGGCATTCTTGGTATACCAATCTGGTTTACTGAGCTTGATGTGTCTTCCACCAATGAATATGTCAGAGCTGATGATCTTGAAGTTATGCTGCGGGAAGCTATGGCACACCCTGCCATAGATGGTGTAATGCTCTGGGGTTTTTGGGAGTTGTTTATGAGCCGGGAAAATTCACACCTGGTGAATGCCGAAGGAGAACTCAACGAAGCTGGGAAAAGATTCCTTTCTCTCAAACAAGAGTGGTTATCTCACAGCCATGGTTATGCTGATGCGCAAGGGCAATTCAGCTTCAGAGGCTTCAGTGGAACATACAACGTCGAAGTTGTCACCTTAGCAAAGAAAGTTTCTAAGACATTCGTTGTTGACAAGGGTGACTCCTCAGTGCTGGTATCGATCGATTTATAAGCGTCTTCTTCACCATGGAATTTGTATTTCCTGGTTGTCTTATCTAGTATTCtgattttcaacatttttttaactctttGTGCGATTCGCTGAATACCAACTTGGTTATGCAATGTTTATGTTTGAATGTTGAAACTGCCATCGTCGAAAAAAAATACGATTTACTGATGTAAACCTTTGTTTGTGTTATGTCGCAACTAAACATTGAAGCATCTTTATTTCAACTAAGTTGTTTCATTTATGTCTCTACTAGATTTCAATACATCATAGCTGCTACTATTATTCTTCTTCTGCTGCTATTTTGGCTTTCTTTTTCAGCTTCATTCTTCCGTCTCTAAGATTAACTTGGAAGGAGATGTTTAATAATGGGATAGTAGGGAtgtgaagaataaaaaagaaagataaaatgaatataGAATTAAGAAAAGTCCACTATTCGAATACATTATTAGATGATTAAGGATCTTTTGTTTCTGGTCTCAGAATTTATACCATGCGTGGCGTAtctatgttttctatttttaaaagcATTAATAACACTTAATTACATGTTATATGAAATCAATATAAATAGtgatttaaaatcatttaataattgTGTTTTCATATAGAAGCATAACCaatttaattgtaataaaaactcgttataatgtaataaaataacatttgttacAAGAGTTTACactaattcaatttatatacaTGCTCACCcacacttatttatttattttttaaatcaacacTATATTATCTTCATGGTAACATATATTCACAACTTAAAGAGCTTTTATGTTAATGGACTGTACATGCGTACACattattagttaatttaaaatatatggttTTTAACTAAGGGaaccaaaaatatttatattgttaatgGTTAAAAGTTAAAATCTATTTATACGTACTTAAGGCTTACTTTTTACATAGGGCCAAAATTGTTTAATGCCTTCTATTAATTTTGaacatttatttgaaaaattgtttaaaagctAGTTGTAATGTAAAATTAgttcttaaatttgaattattatgtttaaaatatccATCAACTTATAAAATACTGAATGACTTATGTTTTCTAAAAATAGTTttacacaaataattttatttattaattgaaaaaataatgaaaatattttaaaaaaatgaaatatgggTCTTGATAAACTCTCTTAGTTCTAcactttatgttttaaaaaatgatttttaaatttatgactAGGGATCCAAATGAACCATACTACTATTTCATATGATACAtaagagtaaaacaaaaaaaaagtagaaatatTCGGTTTCTCATTGACTTACCAAAAAGGATTGGGCCAGATGACCCGCTATAATAAAACGGTCTAGAATTTATAATCTATTTTACTAATGGATGGATTGACTTGcatttttttaacctttttttaattatatatataaaataggaGTTTGTTAATTTCATGAATACTAAATTTTTAGGTTAAAAGCATTtgaataatttctaatttttttattttttattttaaattaaaaacaaaaattattaaaatatttttatgtttaaaacatatttttttatgaataagaatatttttgtcaattaaaatttggtacactttaaaaaagttacataaattaataaataaataaaaatatatatatatatatattaaaaaaattaattatataaatattgttatgcttttaattaattaatttaaaattattattatatttatattttaaattattttattacaactAATACTTCTAATTTAATGTGtaaatgttaataatttaagttacaatattattatatatttatatctttaaaagaaattatataaataaattaaatttttaaactattttttattttaatttgtaatttaaaaataattgacaaGTTTGATGGGTGAAGCCAAAACAAATCTAACATCTGTTGATCGATCATTAGTTTACAATATCAGGATAAATTCCCATAAAAATAATTGCAGGAAGATTATATATACTGTGTATATCATTGGTAGAGGTGATATACATAAGGCACTAAACAAGAaactaaaattagaaaaaatgataaaaaaaagaaagtcttcatcataattttaaatgatttttaacagtaaaaaaagttgaatttattaatatttaactaattaagttGTATTATTTGGCTAGCAAGCTGCAGATGATTGTGTGAATGTATAGTTATTTTTATAGAAGTGGTGATCGTGACGGGGCTTTGGTCCCACAAGcaaggtggtggtggtggtaggAGAGGAGGCACTGTTGGTGGTGGCGGCGCTGCCACCGGAAATTCTCGGACAGGAAGGGCATATTGTAAGGGTTGGCACTGGAAGCTGCATAAAAAGGGGTCCCTGCAATGCTGTTTTCATCGATTTAAGCTCTTCCAACTCTTTTTGCAGCATCTTGTTCTCTTCTGTTAGACTTTCACAGCACTTTTTCAGTATCTCACAGTTCACTTCCGTTTGCTTCAGTTTTGTCCTACCACACcacacatgtatatatataatattattgcCACCAGCCACTGATATTTCCACACACTCAATATCATTACTATACCTATGATGTATCATTATAACTTCATTCAATgctttcttttaaattttcagaGCTTCTTactatcattttaaaaatttatacttcTAATACTAAAACTATTAAAGTgccttttttgttttgttttagttctTCTTCTGTTTCTTGACCTCAAAAActgtattttttattgatttacaTACTTACACAACATTGTTTATATAAACAATAGTAATTAATTGAATAAGAAACATCTCGTCACATGCTTCAGCTAATctatgaaaagaaataaatgatcttggttaaataataaaaagtgaaagattTAGATGGTGAGTTATataagttattaaataaaatacgaTTGTGAAAAAGAACTAATGATTTTttatagttataaaataaaatagaatatatatgttgattaattatattttatatatatatatatatatatatatatatatatatatgtgtgtgtgtgtgtgtgtgtgtgtgtgtgttaaaATGATAActtgaagaataaaaataaaaaaaattatgaacaacaaaaatgataattccctttatatatatatatatatatatatatatatatatatatatatatatatatatatatatatatatatatatatagacataaATATAACAAGTGGAAATAAAAACCattattataacaattataaaaataaaaaattgttaaaacttATGTTAAAATTATGGAATAAtgtaaagataaagaaaatagttagaagcataattttttttattaattattataattacagtgcttattatattttatcatggTAATTCTTATGTGGATAATTTGTTAAAGGTTATGAAGCGAAAAAAATTGGCTGTTATAAATCaatctacaatttttttttaatgattatttataatagaCGAGTACTTCATTGATAGttttactaaaaatttattaaaaattataaaaagggAGTGAAATACAGACTGAATGTGGATTTGTATTTGGGGGAATATGCAGTTCAAATATCAGAGAAATTATAACTCACCTTGCTCTCCTATTCTGAAACCATACTTCCACTTGTCTCGCCCGCAGATTCAGTTTCTTTGCCAATCCTTGCTTCTGTGTCTGAATTAAAACATCAAGATATATATTAAGAATCAAAATAATCATGTATAAAATTAGTGTAAGATAAGATTATATACTCATTCATATATTCTAAATTcaccttattattattattattattacgaCACTGTTACCAATTCTGAAAACTTTTACT
This Vigna angularis cultivar LongXiaoDou No.4 chromosome 4, ASM1680809v1, whole genome shotgun sequence DNA region includes the following protein-coding sequences:
- the LOC108329909 gene encoding endo-1,4-beta-xylanase 1, which codes for MGDLPMINEGNHSEKMEGNVSGPSGSHATNILINHDFSDGLNAWRPNDCHGYVVSSESGSQEAMTVGLDGNYAVITDRRQCWQGLEQDITDKISVGSTYMVSAFVGVYGRTPDYTPVKATLELERHGSDPGYLEIGGTYCMRGSWKKLEGSFSLSTMPDRVIFYLEGPSPGVDLLIKSVNIQELKFDDENIIINPQFDDGLNSWTGRGCKIALHDSMGDGKILPKSGKFFAAATERTQSWNGIQQEITGRVQRKLAYEVTALVRIFGNGVTTSDVRATLWVQAPDLREQYIGIANVQATDKDWVQMQGKFLLNGSPSKVVVYLEGPPAGTDILVNTLVIKHAAKTPPSTPPDCEIAAFGVNIIENSNLGDGTNGWFPLGSCTLSIGSGSPRIIPSMARDSLGPHESLSGRYLLITNRTQTWMGPAQMITEKLKLFLTYQVSAWVRVGSGSTGPQNVNVALSVDDQWVNGGQIEIADGRWHEIGGSFRIEKQASKVMVYIQGPSSGVDLMIAGLQIFAVDRQSRFKYLRRQTEKIRKRDITLKFSGLDSIGNLGTLVRVRQIKNDFPMGTCISRSNIDNEDFVDFFVKHFNWAVFGNELKWYWTEPQQGNLNYKDADEMLDLCQKNKIDTRGHCIFWEVDGTVQQWVKSLNKTDLMKAVQNRLNGLLTRYKGKFRHYDVNNEMLHGSFYQDKLGKDIRANMFKTAHQLDPSTTLFVNDYHVEDGCDTRSSPEKYIQHILDLQQQDAPVGGIGIQGHIDSPVGPIVCSALDKLGILGIPIWFTELDVSSTNEYVRADDLEVMLREAMAHPAIDGVMLWGFWELFMSRENSHLVNAEGELNEAGKRFLSLKQEWLSHSHGYADAQGQFSFRGFSGTYNVEVVTLAKKVSKTFVVDKGDSSVLVSIDL
- the LOC108331275 gene encoding homeobox-leucine zipper protein HAT22, which encodes MVLGTSNLQLGLGLGLQDQSQETCMKSHERRQRQRQSQKKKDSDECFDFHRRASPPSAVSSFLNSSSIIKRERDELAGEEFELEVEKFPSNLRVVDLDEYGYSKKKLRLTKEQSAVLEDSFKEHSTLTLTQKQGLAKKLNLRARQVEVWFQNRRARTKLKQTEVNCEILKKCCESLTEENKMLQKELEELKSMKTALQGPLFMQLPVPTLTICPSCPRISGGSAATTNSASSPTTTTTLLVGPKPRHDHHFYKNNYTFTQSSAAC